In the genome of Triticum urartu cultivar G1812 chromosome 5, Tu2.1, whole genome shotgun sequence, one region contains:
- the LOC125555733 gene encoding ervatamin-B-like: MMALAKTIALLVCLLGTAGGTSGANCIPRPRSVTFTPRSAASIFTARTPPPMVDWRAHGAVTPVMDQGVLGSCWAISTAGAIEGLHKIRSGRLVRLSSQQICDCSNKSMIESHLRAYDWVLRNGGVASEETYPYVDRVQDCKREKLHMISASITSFVWTIRTEQELLLAVSQQPVTVKMSVEPASFLNYTGGIFSGPCGQAGHSMLAVGYGALADGRKYWILKSSYGVHWGDHGYFYVQRGPGHDAGLCGIANYAAHPV; the protein is encoded by the exons ATGATGGCGCTGGCCAAGACGATCGCGCTGCTGGTGTGCCTCCTAGGCACAGCGGGAGGCACATCGGGGGCAAATTGCATCCCGCGGCCGAGGTCGGTGACCTTCACGCCGCGCTCAGCCGCTAGTATCTTTACTGCTCGCACACCGCCGCCCATGGTCGATTGGCGTGCGCATGGTGCTGTCACGCCGGTCATGGACCAGGGAGTTCTCG GTTCCTGCTGGGCTATCTCGACGGCGGGCGCCATCGAGGGGCTGCACAAGATCCGCTCCGGGAGACTTGTCCGCCTATCGAGCCAGCAGATATGCGACTGCTCCAACAAAAGCATGATCGAGTCGCACCTCAGGGCGTACGACTGGGTCCTCCGCAACGGAGGCGTTGCCTCTGAGGAGACGTACCCGTACGTGGACCGAGTCCAAGACTGCAAGCGGGAGAAGCTGCATATGATCTCTGCGTCCATCACAAGCTTCGTCTGGACCATACGAACCGAGCAAGAGCTCTTGCTCGCCGTCTCTCAGCAGCCGGTGACCGTCAAGATGTCGGTCGAACCAGCAAGCTTCCTCAACTACACAGGAGGCATCTTCTCGGGACCGTGCGGGCAGGCTGGCCACTCCATGTTGGCAGTGGGTTATGGCGCCCTTGCCGACGGCAGAAAATACTGGATCTTAAAAAGTTCGTATGGCGTCCATTGGGGTGATCACGGCTACTTCTACGTGCAACGTGGACCTGGCCACGATGCAGGCCTCTGCGGCATTGCGAATTACGCCGCACATCCGGTCTAG